The DNA region CGGCAACAGGTCTAAATGACGATAGTCATGTCGCTTTTGCGCGGCACTTTGGCGAACTCGAAACCCGAAAGGACACGGGCGCGACGTCGCGAATGAGTTTGCCAGAGCTAACGGACCAGGGCAACATCGACGCCAACGGAAACATCATCGGCTCGAACGACCCTAGGGCTCAGATCAGCAAGGTTCGACCACTCAAGTAGCCGTGCGATGAGAAAAGTGGATGGGGTGCCTAATATACTTGAACAGGGAAACACGCTTTTTCACGTCGATAGCAGCTTCAACTCCCGCAGAGCGAGCTactccatcctcctcgctcACGAGATCCCGCCTCCGAATGGCGGCGGAAACACCGACTTTGCGGACACGCGGGCAGCGTGGGACAACCTTCCCGAGTCCTGGAAGCAGGAGCTGTTACAGAAAAACTACGTCGCGGGCCACTCGTTCTGGCACTCACGCAAGAAGGCGTGCCCAGAGTTCTTCGCCAAGCTCGAGCCGGAGAACCACCCGATGAGCAAGCACAAGATCGCGCAGCTCCATGAAGCGAGCGGTCGGATGAACTTGTTCGTGCCGTCGCACTGCCATCATATCGAGGGGCTcgaggcgggggaggggcgggagAAGCTGGAGTTTCTGTATCGGCATTCCACGCAGGACAAGTTCGTCGTCTCGGTCCCATGGAAAGAAGTGGGCGACTTGGTCATGTGGGATAACACGTGTACGCTGCATCGGGGCACGCCGGTCTTTGGGCTTCACAAACGTGACATGAGAAGGGCGACGGTGCTGGATGGCAGTAACGAGGCTTGGGGAGTAAATGAGAGAGTTGAGAGAGATTTCGCGTTTGCGCCTGAGGTTATGGCTGATGTGTTTCGGTGTCTTTCTGGGTGACAAGATAAAAGAAGGTGGGAGACAGGAAAGGAAAGCGCGCCTTTTGtaccctacctacctacctagttCAAGGGAAGAAAGGAACATACATGTACTTTGGTCAAGGAAGACAAAATCTTTTTGGGCACAAGGACGGAGCTGACCATTTGACTTCCTTCCATCTTTTTTATTTTCACCTCATCCACTGTCCTCCAGTGAGTCCAGTCTCCTTTCTCCTACTTTACTTCTGCATACAGATGgattctttctttctcttttccttctttttatttttatcTCACATCTGAAGCAGCGCCCAAAACCAGATAAGGTTATTTGCCTCAACCATTCTCAGAAAAGCCTGCTAACACAAATGTCCTTGGCCCAGAACCCTCACTAGGAATCCTAAACTCACCTGCTGCTAGGCAAGTTAGGGGATAAGCTGTGCTACTGACCTCTCGAGGGAGTGAGATAGATGGTTTAGGGCCTAAGAAGTGCGCCTAATCTACCAGCAGTCATGAATCTACAAGTGAGGCCTGGGGGCTTTCTTTTACAGGTGTCCCTATGGGAAATTCTAATCAAGGTTCATCCTGCTCTTACTTAATTTCTTCTCTACAGGCATAAGCAAACTTCTTCTACATGTTGTTCACCTCCAACTCCTGCGCTCTGACTGGCCACTGTTGACCTTACCTACTTAACCTCCATTGACCCCTAGCAAAACTCACACCACTTTTATTGCTCTCATTCAACCTCAGTTGATCTCACTCAATCTCAGTTCTGGTACAGTTCACCATCTCTCAACATTGTCTTGGACCTATTGCCAGCTTTCAACACCAGCAGACAAAAACAAATAACACCGTTAACCACCCCGCAGCTATTCAGTCACTTCAATTCATAACCCCATCTTGCCTGTCGTTCTTATGTACACAGACATATCAAGACCTTCTCAACATCAGCAACTGCAGACGACAGTTGATCTTGTCCACCACCCGTCACCTGCCATTCATCTACTGGACCGCAGCCATGGCTGCCCGGCACCATCCCGTCTCGACTGAGTCCCGGAAGCACGATATCATTTCGTCAGCCATCGCCCAACCTCCCTAGTCTTCTCCCTCTGCCGGGCCCAAACAGCACTGCCGAAGCAGAAAACCAGAAGTCCCGAGGCCTTTCCGCTTCGAGTCCCATTTTCTTCCACCGCCTTCGACATCACGTGTGGACCGGTCTCCCGGTCTCGACGCGAGGAAACCATTCTCAACAAGCTTCCTTCCTCCCACGACCTTCATCCCACGACAAGGGAAGTAGCGAGGGTCGGGTTTCGCAGCAGCCAGCCATAAATCCTCCTGCCTCGAGGACTTCCGTGTCAAGAAAAACAGAATCAGAGCCTCGAGCCGAttccccctttttctcctGTTTTTCGTCCCCCATACCTCACCTGGCAGACTTGAAACCTTTTTTCCTTCGTCGATCGACAATCGCTCACAGATAACGCCTGTTCTGACGTTCGAGTATTTGCGACACTGCACAGAAGATCCCTCTAATCGTCAGTCCATCCCTAGTAACCCCTCCGGCCATTCTGATCATCAACTGACCTCCTCATGGATTCGCCTCAGCATTCTCAATGGGCAACCGCAGCTCCTCATCCGCGAAGCGTCGTGCCCGAGCGGCACCCAAGAAGCCGGTCAAACCTCAGTTTCCAGTGGTCAAGATGGAACCTCGCACCTTCTCCAGCTTGCCCAACGAGGTGATTGTCCTCATCGCCAAAGAATccatcgccgagggcggtcATCGCCACCTTCGCAGTTTCTGCCAGACGAACCGCCGCAACTTTGAGCTGTCTCAGCGAGAGCTCTATCGCTACATGGTCATTCATCAtgagctccagcttctctTTCTCGCGAGGAGCCTCATCGAGAACCCCTCGCTTCGTGGCATGATTCGCACCTTCATTGCCCGCGCCAATCAATGGCATTGCCGTCAGCGTGACTCTGACCCCTCTATCCGCGATTGGCACAACATTTCCGTCGACGAGTCCAAGCTCTCCCAACTCGACCGTCAGCTTCTCATCCTGAGCAGAGCCCACTGCACCCAAAAGTCTGTCGACAACATCCAGTGCGTTTTtggcctgctgctgttctTCATCAGCCAAGTAGAGCATGTCACCATCGAGGTGGACTGGTACTGGCCCGTTTTAGACAGCTTTCTGGCTGCTGGTCTCGCTTCTTCCACCCCCTTgcccgccgacgactcgATGGACGTCAACCTGTACTCGGCCCTCCTGCCGAATTTGAAGACCCTCTCCCTGGCCACCAAGCTTTACCTTCGCAAGGAACTTCGGTTGATTCAGGCGAGACCTTTCCACCCTTTCAACGCCCTCACGGCTTCGACCAACCTTcgcgtcttcgtcttcgatGGAGACATGGATAAATGGGGCGATCTGGATGAAATTGAGTCGCCCATGAAGCTGACTTTTTCGACAGTCAAGCTGACCGCCAGCCatttctcgtcgtcgagcctCTGCAAATTCCTTCGTCACTGCCCCGACCTACAGCGCCTCGAGGTTGCGCCCCAGGGATACGCTGCCGACTATGGCAAAGAGGAGAACATCAATTCCGTCTTGCCCAAGTACTGTCCCCAGCTTCGAGAGCTGTCTCTTCGTCTCGGAGGAACCTCCCGAAGCTTCTTTCGTTCCGAACAGAGAACCCTTAGTTGTCTTCCCCAGTTGGTCCACTTGAAGGAGCTGCGCATCGAAGTGAATTCCTTCCTCATCCGCAACACACACCTCAACACGCTCATACTCCCCAACAAGCTTCCCGAGCAGCTGGAGAAACTCTTCCTCGATGCCTCAATGGCTTTGGTCCCTTTCCCGGCGCTCGGTGGAAGGATGACGGCCAGTACCCCCGAGGCCAGAACCTACAAGCGCGCCGTCGACAGCATGATCCAGGATCTCTGCAGGGCCCGAGAGGATCAGCTTCTTCAACTCAACACTATCGTCGTCGGTGCCAAGTACGTGAAGCCTGTGCTGTGGACCAAGAACGCCAACAAGACTTTGGCCGGAACCGGTGCCCGCCTCAGGGTGACGAGCGGCGTCGAGATTCACAAGCTGTGGGACTCGTCCTGGGACGCGATGAAGATTTGAGTCGACATCATAAAATAAGAATTGTGGGGGGTGATGGACGGTAACAAAGAGGCATGAAGTGGAGGTCAGGAATCGCGAAGTCGGAAGCATGAAGACGCAAAAAAATACGCCGCGAGCGAGGAATGTTGCGAAGAAAGCTCCTTGAAACAAGAATGCAATGCCTACATATAAACCAGGAGTAGGGGGGCCCCGAAATGATGGATTGGCTCTCGCTTCGCTGCTCGTTGCATGTATCTAGCAGTTCCATACCCTGGCCAGGACCTCTTTCGAAAGGCCCCATGCCGATGACAATTCTCCAAGCATTTGCATGAGATAATGGCTTTCTTCTGTGATGCCAAAAGCCTTTGCTGAGCGGCTTGCCTGCACCGTGCCATATACAAAAACGAGAGGAGCATGCTGAAGCCCATACTGACTCCTGTACGTTCGCAGCAGAGATGTGATATCCTGCGCCGACGTGACGCAGTACAGGCGGAGCTTCCCCTCGGCGTCTCCCCCGCGATATGCGACGGCTTGGTCGTAGTTCAGTGCGATTCGAACGCTGTGGAACAAAAGACTGGAGGAATTTAGACCTCCGTCTTCTCTTACAgatgggagagggggggggaggcccGTATTGGGATGAGAACTTACTGCAGGGCCAGTACTCCAGGGATTGGTttcgatgacgatgatgatcCCCACTTGTGCCACTTTGCAAAGTTCGGCAAGGATTCCCGCCAGCGATTCAATTCGAGGTTCAGGTTGTCGAAGCAAATCCGCCGGCTCAAGCCATCCAGGTTGGACCGCGGCGAGAAGAGGGTAGACATCATCTTCTCTATGACCCTGGAGAGGCGGATCTGCTCGTGGAGGTAGGGAATCATGGAGGAAGTCGCCTGCACCGGCTCAGTGTATtcctcgtcgaagcccaCGGGGCGCCAGAGGGCCATCTCGGGGGGTTCACTGTGCACGGAGTGAGAATCGCTCGTGGGAATGGCAGTGCCTTGGTAGACCGCAGGCATGGCAGGCACGGAGAGGTCATCACGTACGGGAGCGTCTCCATGGGTTGGACTTCGGCGGCATCATATACGAGGTAGACCGGGCGACCCAAGATCAGGCTGATGAGCTTGTCGGAAATGTAGCAGCCCCAGTAGATCCTCCGGCGGATCTCTACGTCCTCATTCGTCGCCAGCGACGAGTCGTGCTGGGCCCAGTCTTTGGGGTCTCTCTGAAACCCTAGGTCTTGGGCCATGCGGAAAGCGATTCCTATTTGGGAGTATTATAGTCAGTTAGGCAGCCCCCATCACGAGACGCTGACGGTCACACTCCTCTCGTCAAGAGTGGTACAGGAGGGAAATGAGGAAAGGCCCTCCTCACCAGAATACCCCCACCCTTTTGACGAATTTCCCCTCCCGATCTCGTACAGCGCCAGGCACAGGAAGGCCTGGACGGTGGCGACAGAAGGCCTCGTTAGCCCCGTGACCATGACAatgctctcggcggcgaggaagaagcgctCGCTGCGGGCTTTggtgtcgatgccgacgagggcgccgagtGCGCAGATAGAGAGCAGCAGGGCGGGCGACCAGTATTTGGCGCGCTCGCGGTCACGGTCGTGGCCGAAGTGGTCGCGCAGGAAGGCCTCGCGATAGATGAACATGAAGTGGGGGTACTGCCAGCGGAAGAACTGGGTCAGGGGCGCCATGATGTCGGAGGAGGACATGGAGAGGCCGAAGTGCTGCATGACGGACTCGAAATTGGATTCTAcgccggagaaggaggggaggccctgcgacgatgacgacgacgacgccgccacgTCGTCGGGGGTGTCGGCGCGGAAGATGGAGGTTGCGCCCTGGTGGACCTGGTGGGAGCCTTCGAAGCCGAGCTCCAGGTGGGCTTGGGAGCGGGCGCGGACGCCAAGGCGGGTAACGTAGTCACCGGGGGCGGTCCGGTTCGAGTCCTCCGGTTCTGGGGCGGCGTTgtcggcgctggcgttgACGGTCGATGTCTCCTCAAGGGCAGCGACTGAGGTAAGCATCGCGTCCCTCTCCTCGGGCGTCGCGGCGCGGAGGCCGCGGACGAAGGATTCGAACCAGGCGAGACGCGACTCGAGGCTCGCGACGTACTCGTGGGAGACGGGAACGCGTTTGCGGTCGAGGGGGCGGTACTCGCAAGGCGTGCTTGCGGCGGTGCAGTTCTGGCATGGTTCGGTGCGGGAGCACTTGAactggcggcgaggacggtcTCAGCACAAGGGAATGAGAGCACGAGACAGAGCGCCAACCGATGATGGAAGACAGGCCCATGTATGGCTCAGTGAAGTGAGGGAGACTGACTTTTCTGAATTGGCATCGTTTGCAACTGCTCTCATCGTCAGACCTTACAGGTCCTTTAGAGTTCAGGAATAAACTCACGAGATTCTTTTGGTTGGTTTAGCTGATGGCGGTTGGTCGTCTGGAGGCATGGTTGAGATTCGAGGGAGATGTCGACGAAAGAAGCACGTGTCACGTGttggggggggaaggggaggatgTTCGGCGGCCCGTGGCCCTCTTGGCTAAGAACTCTAAAATGGAGCCGGTACAAGCACCGTTCTCGGGGGCCGTTTTTATTTTGACTTCGACCCGGAACCTAACCCAAAATTGCGCTCTGCGTACATGTATGTGCCTTGTTCTTGTTAGTCGGTCGTGGCCatgccagccagccagccagaccctgcctgcctgtccgCCTACGATGCTTTTTCTCGACCAGCTGGCTCATTCAAGACGCGGGCTTCTTTCTTTCTGCTTTTTGGCCGACGGCTACATCCGTGGACGATGGACGCGTTTAGGGATGTGGTGGAAAGCCTTGATGCAGGCTGGTTTCCATGACATGATAAAGCTTGTCTATTCGGGATAGGTTTCACGCCCTGCACTTGACACTGGCTAGTGACAATCTGTAATGAAAGACCAAATGGACCCCGAGACGCAACAGCGCCTAACTCCGCTCGCGTTTTTACCAGCTTCACCTCGATGATGTTCGAGTCCAATATTAAGACCGTCCCCCGACTGGTGTGCGTCGTCTGCCATCATTTACAGCCATAGAGAATCGCCCAACGCCCgcaccgacgtcgtcgtcggcggcttcttcgccggcctccagctcgccaagcGGCTCTTCCAATAGCTGCCTACGCTACTGCGTCGTCCTTGTTGAGAGGATCTCGTATTCAATCTCAataagaaaaagaaaaaaaactGCTTCCCTAAGCTAACTCAATCCTCGCAGCACTACGTCGCAGGCGACGAAAAGAATGCCTTTTTCCCGTACACCGGCgcctttgggggggggggttgaatGACGTCGTCCAGCCCAAGTTGACGAGCAAGGGTATTGATCTCATTCAGGGTGAGAGGCTGAGGACGGTGGCCTAGAGTGACAAGATGTTGAGTCTGGACGGTGACGGTATTCCCGAGAAGGCGCGCTGCACTTCCAAGATGGCAGCCAAGAGAAGTTAGACCCGGTGGTGATTTTCCCGCGTGTATTCTCATGCGTTGGTTGCATTGGTGAAAACGAATCGACATAGACCCAGTGAACGGGCGCCATCCCAAACACGGACTTCCTCTCGTAGTTTGTTACCTCCCTCCTGTTCAACAAGACAGGCCAAGTCCTTGTGAAGCCAAGGCTCCAACCTGATGACGGGGCCCGTCCAAGCATCTTCGTCCTCAGAGACATCTCGGAGACCAAGAGTCCGCGGATGGGCAGGACGGTAATGACGCAGGCCGATCTCGTGTCCGGGAACATGGCCGCTCTGATACATAAGACTGGGCTGCACGGTTACGAGACCAAGACAATTGACGGACATACTGAAGCTGGGCTCGCGGAAGGGAGTGGGGTCAACATTATGATTCCGCACAAGAGCAAGGGCCTAGACTTCGAGGTCGGGCAGGCATGTTGGTATCTCAGCGAGTAACTTTTGGGCCACTTTCCGACGAGTTTTGGACATACTTCTAAGCCCCTTCGCAGAATCTTGAAGTCTCTTCTGAACACCTAATCTACTCTTCCGTTCCTAGACAAACTACATGATGGTACCCTAGTTCGCCTCGCTACCTTGGGCACCGCACCTCTTACTGCAGTAGTGTTCAAACtagaagaaaggaagaaaaccAACTTTTAGCCGCATACTCATAGAAACTCAGATGGTGTTAAGACATTACCTCATCGCCACCAATATGCCAACCGTCAGAGTGGCAGGTGAGTTGAATCTAAAGGGTTGTCAGTGTGGGCTAAGGCGAAGCGGAAAGTGGACGAAACACACCGGGCTGTAAAAGCAATCGGGGCACCTATCCCACTGCTTATTTCCAGTATTGCGAGCCCTGTAGAGTCTGCAAGCACACTCGGTGGCTTCCTTGTGGATTTCGTAGTCCTTGGCCCAGGTGTAGCTAGGACTGAAGGGGGTGCCGCCAACAGGGGAACGTGTTCGGCCGGTGACACAAAGAGCGTCGTTATGCAGGCCGGCAAGGGCTCTGTGGTAATAAAAAAGTTAGCAATCACATCTCCCTTGAAAGACATATGCAAGGAGAAAGACCAACCCAGTGGCAGAAAGTGCCAAGATGAGCGAGACTGTGGACAGATACATGATTATAATCCTTGTCGTTGGATGTAGAAAGTTATGTCTGAAGAAAACAAGATGGAGATGAAGCAAGCCGTcgaagagggaagaagatggaAGACCATTTTATAATAGCTCGGGATCTCCTGTTTACCAATGAGCTTGTGGAGTCAGACAATGAGGCCTAGATACTTTGACTGATGTCGCGGGCCATCGTCTCGGGTCAAAGAACAAGGCTTCAACGCAGGCCCATCTCAACAATCCATAATCAGGATGGATACAAGCGGTGCAATTGTTTCTCCGACTTATGATGCACTTACGAAGTACCACCGCTCAGCTGACTGAGGTAAGTACGTACGTTATTGATGAACCACTTGACAGCTAACGAGTCATTATACGCAGCTAGCTGGGGTTGATTTCTCAACTCGTCAAGGCCATGATCCCTGAAGGCCCCATTGCAGTGACTCTTGCAAATAGAGCCTCTCTTGCACGAGCAATGATGATGTTTAGCTAAACTGAACGGCCTAGGCCTAGTTGTTACGGGTCCTGGATTTTACGTGTGGCTTGTCAGGGAAGTAGACGCAATCTGAGTAAATTAAGTGGATAGTATCTTGCAGACCATGGTAAATTGGATTTTTGTCCAGAAAAACGAAAACGAGATAAGCATTTGTTCCCGGGAGCGTCAGCACAAGTTGGATGCCGGATTCTGATGCGGAAGTGGAGATGGCGACTAGATCGACTGGTCAGATCACGCAAAATCTATCTCCGTTGGTCCTACCTTTtcacggccgccgtcggaAGATCCCCTTCACTTTGAACCTAGAACCCACCATCACCAATACGAGTAACGGCATCACTTTGTACTATGCTTTCAGCTCGATCGAGTGACCCTGTGAGACCAATAATACACCGCGACATCTATGAGGATGAACTCGTTTCATTGGATCTACTCAACCTCGGGACAAGAGGTACCGATTCTTCTTTGTACCTCTAGAACCGAGAACAGGAAAAGAATTCATTTTCGGAAAGTGAAATGCGCGGAGAGCTCTTCGCAGTTGTAGAGGCTTAGATGGATCCGCTTTATCGGAGTGAGGGTTACTAAGTGCAACAACTAGCGCATTTGCCAGAGAGGGACCCCGATGCGTTTCGAGTCAGGACAGGCTTGATGTACTGTACTTCATAGACGTGATGCTAAGAATCCAAACCAAAACCCCTGGATTTCAGATCAATAGTAAACAAGACTAGACCAGAAAACGATATGAGAATTGAACAAAAGATCATGTGCGCTAATGTGGGATCAGCCTCGGATTTAGATGGTGCCGGCATCAAAAAGCGCAGAGGTATGAAATGACTCGGGGCAGAGCTGTATATAAGCTCGGAGAAAGTCTGCATTTCCTAACTGTTTTCGCAGCCTGCATCTATCATAATTGTGCTACAACCAGTCCTCTCTTTCAATACATTTCAAGATGAAGTTCACCCTGCTCGCCGGTCATTTCCTGACTTTTGCTGCCGCCAGTGCAGTACCTATCCTCGAAGGCAACCTAGCCACGAGAGAGCTCCAACCTGGTGAAATCATACTCATCAACGGCAACAAGAGTAGGTCATTTTGCTCCTCTAAGCTCAAAGAACGAGATGCTAACCCTCGCTGGCAGCGGATGTTGTTACTGAAGCCGCGCTCCATGAGTTCTATAAAGCGGAAGGCATTCTTCTCGAGAAGCCTGCCATTGACGAGGAGTGGCTTAACTTCGTCCCCGAGCTTGTCAACGAGACCTCGGCTGAACTTTCGGCCCGTCAGATACGGTGCTCTCCCACCACATCTTTGGTCGTGGATAGGCAGGAAAGATTTATCGATTGGGACGTGCAGATGTCCCCAGTTGTTCTTGGAGCTGGCGCCGGCATTACCCTCAGGGTTGAGAGTGGCTGGACTGTTTCCAACGCCGTGTCTGTTTCGGCTGGTGTTGACGACACTTGGGTAAAGGACAGGCTCTCTACCACCTTTGGGGTCAGCTACACTCGGACTTGGACCTCTGTCACGTCTCAGAGCTACCAGGTCCCAATTCCCGCAGGCCAGCGTGGAGTCTTTGTTACGCAGCCCTGGACGAACCGCAAATACGGCCGCACCTTCCGGGGATGCCCGGGCTCAATGGTCCAGACCGGAACCTTCATGGCAGACTCGCACGAAGAAGGATCATACGACAATTCTCGCTGGGTCTCTGGCCAAATTACTGCTTGCATCAAGCGTTATGGGCCCAAGCAAGTAGGAAAGAGGATGACTCGCTGCAACGGACAGGGCGAGTTTCGATGAAGGAAATACGACTTGTCAGTCTTTGATTTTGCAAGATTTCCACAAAGTCTTTGCAAGTATGAAGGATTCAATTTTAGTGATAAGGAAACCAAGCTTCCTTGTCTGATTGGTTTTTGTTaggaggtgggaggggggggagggtgagaGAAGTGGGGAGCGGAGAGATATAAGGGTTAGAAGCATACGAGGTTActggtttggtttggtttaTCTTGGGAGGTGTAAGGGGAGGAGGTTGGCTTTCAGTTCAGGTAGAAACACGTTCTTATTTTTATTTCTTGATACAAAAAAGGAGCTTATTATACGTCTCACTTTGTCTCCAGTGCCTGTTTCAATGTTCCAAGGGATCACATAATAAACACAATCAGGATTTTTCAAGTGACGCCTGTCTAGATATGAAGTTGTATGAAACCACGTTTCCATGCTATCCATATGCAACAGCCGGCGATAATAGGTAAGTCCGAGGCAAAGCCCCGCTTCCACTGGGATAGGAACGATCCCTCAATTAAGCACAGCAAACACTCTTTAATCTGCATCGAGTTAATATCTATTGCCTCACAGACATATGCACACTTGTTTTAGATCATACATACACCTAGCATGTGTGTCATCTGTAAGACGCATTAAACGGTATCTTTTTCCAACTGATTAACCCCTGCAGCCAGGAGAAGCGTTCTAAGACTCAGGAGCATAGGGTAGACAcgccttttcttctttcaGGAATCTGAACTTCAGGGTGCCTTTGTAATCATGTATTACTGATGTGAATTTGATTCCTAGTTTCTCTCCGCGCCGTATCGCTAGTTGCGGGTGAGTCATTTGGCAGCTTGCTGGTTCACAATGTTGGTTAGAGTACGTACAGCTCCGCAACTCCCCAGTGATGTATCCACTGCGTCAAGATTCACCAATAGGAAAGACTCCTGGGAGCCTGTCAACGAGGCCCAATAGGAATAACTCCTTTATCAGACACCACTTTGAGTAGGGCAGCCAGTATCAACCAATAGGATCAACTCCTCTCAGCATGCACACGTTATCCCAAAGgagtctcgtctcgtcctGGAAGGCATAGTACACCAACCGACTTAGAAGGTATAAGAACAAGCTCATGTTCCTCACTTGAAAAACCTGTCAGACAGCAGTTTTTACTCCACAGACCCAAGAGCATCTCATCTCCGATAATCTCGCCTTTTGACCTCGTTCTAATACAACATCAAACGGTTCTAATTTGACCTGTCTTCTACTTTATCATTCAAAATGTCTTTGCCTCGCCGTGCTCTTATCAGCATTACCTCCGCTCAAGCGACGCTCTTTCAAGGCAAGGAGACTACAGGACTGTTTATCAGCGAAGCTTTACACCCCTACAATGTCCTGAAGGCTGCCGGCTTCGAGGTTGATCTCGCCTCCGAGACCGGCTCATACACCGCGGATTGGCTTTCGCAGCAACCCGACTTTCTCAACGGTAAAGATCTTGCCGTCTGGGAAAACGTTGAGAGCGACTTCCGGAAGAAGCTTGACAACATGCCCAAAGCCGCAGACCTGGATGGCTCCAGTTATGGCATCTTCTATGCTTCAGCCGGTCATGCCGCCCTGATCGATTATCCTACGGCCACTTCACTTCAGAGAATTGCCGCGCAAGTCTgggccaacggcggcgtAGTGTCATCTGTGTGTCACGGTCCCGCCATTTTCGCCAACCTGGTTGATCTGGCGACCAACGAACCTCTCATCAAAGGCAAGAGGATCACGGGATTTACCACTGAGGCCGAGCACACCATGAAAATCATGGATGATCTCAGAAGCTGGGGCTCTGAAATGGTCGAAGAAGTCGCCGCTCGACTCGGTGCGACATGTAGGCATTCTCTCGTCCAAGACTTCACACTTCAATGAAGCTAACCTCTGATGTAGACGAACGTGCACCTGGGATCTGGGACGATTTCTATGTGGTCGATGGCCGTCTCGTCACGGGCCAGAATCCTGCCAGTGCTAAATCCACTGCAGAGGCTGCAGTGGCAGTTTTTGAAAAGTTGTAATAGGAATCCTTGTCGACAAAACCTGTTGTCCAAGGATACTGAGGTTCCGGTGTTGGAGGAAATCCAACAGATAGAATACGGCTGAGTAGGCAGTAGAAGTCAGGCAGATCTTAGGGTGAATTGCTTGTTTTATTCTTGGTTACTCCTTATAGAAACTTCTCACCTTGTTTTGCACTGCCATATCAAAATCAGTGTCTTTTGGAAAATCAAATAGCGTCCCCTTCATCATTCTCCTCAGACCTCACTTCTCCACTTAAGGTAACCCCCGTATCCCCTCTTTATGGCCTTCACCCTTCATTCCTTCATAGCACTAACACGCCGGGATGCCGCTCAGGATCCCAGACCTGATCACCTCCGCTAGCCGCTTCACGTCCTCCAGGCTGTTGTAGAACCCGAAAGAGACCCGAATCCCCGTTCGGAACCTCGTCGCGACAATCCCTGCATCCTCCAAGCGCCCAAACCACCTCGGATCGTGTAGTCGAAGAACATGCAGGTGCGGCGCGTGCCATCTCCTCTCGCTCGG from Colletotrichum higginsianum IMI 349063 chromosome 4, whole genome shotgun sequence includes:
- a CDS encoding Alpha-ketoglutarate-dependent 2, translated to MSLTILPLHPTFAAQIRGVDFSKPLTDEVFDEIRAAISKVVHYGVLVFPATGLNDDSHVAFARHFGELETRKDTGATSRMSLPELTDQGNIDANGNIIGSNDPRAQISKGNTLFHVDSSFNSRRASYSILLAHEIPPPNGGGNTDFADTRAAWDNLPESWKQELLQKNYVAGHSFWHSRKKACPEFFAKLEPENHPMSKHKIAQLHEASGRMNLFVPSHCHHIEGLEAGEGREKLEFLYRHSTQDKFVVSVPWKEVGDLVMWDNTCTLHRGTPVFGLHKRDMRRATVLDGSNEAWGVNERVERDFAFAPEVMADVFRCLSG
- a CDS encoding IgE-binging protein → MSLPRRALISITSAQATLFQGKETTGLFISEALHPYNVLKAAGFEVDLASETGSYTADWLSQQPDFLNGKDLAVWENVESDFRKKLDNMPKAADLDGSSYGIFYASAGHAALIDYPTATSLQRIAAQVWANGGVVSSVCHGPAIFANLVDLATNEPLIKGKRITGFTTEAEHTMKIMDDLRSWGSEMVEEVAARLGATYERAPGIWDDFYVVDGRLVTGQNPASAKSTAEAAVAVFEKL
- a CDS encoding Transcription factor, coding for MPPDDQPPSAKPTKRISTPCEYRPLDRKRVPVSHEYVASLESRLAWFESFVRGLRAATPEERDAMLTSVAALEETSTVNASADNAAPEPEDSNRTAPGDYVTRLGVRARSQAHLELGFEGSHQVHQGATSIFRADTPDDVAASSSSSSQGLPSFSGVESNFESVMQHFGLSMSSSDIMAPLTQFFRWQYPHFMFIYREAFLRDHFGHDRDRERAKYWSPALLLSICALGALVGIDTKARSERFFLAAESIVMVTGLTRPSVATVQAFLCLALYEIGRGNSSKGWGYSGIAFRMAQDLGFQRDPKDWAQHDSSLATNEDVEIRRRIYWGCYISDKLISLILGRPVYLVYDAAEVQPMETLPEPPEMALWRPVGFDEEYTEPVQATSSMIPYLHEQIRLSRVIEKMMSTLFSPRSNLDGLSRRICFDNLNLELNRWRESLPNFAKWHKWGSSSSSKPIPGVLALHLLFHSVRIALNYDQAVAYRGGDAEGKLRLYCVTSAQDITSLLRTYRSQYGLQHAPLVFVYGTVQASRSAKAFGITEESHYLMQMLGELSSAWGLSKEVLARVWNC